A single Loxodonta africana isolate mLoxAfr1 chromosome 12, mLoxAfr1.hap2, whole genome shotgun sequence DNA region contains:
- the ZAN gene encoding LOW QUALITY PROTEIN: zonadhesin (The sequence of the model RefSeq protein was modified relative to this genomic sequence to represent the inferred CDS: deleted 1 base in 1 codon) codes for MAPSVWTLVLLLGAAWGQDHKPTPLDWKLVVPRSEDNSVLTECDFEDDSNPLCNWTQVSADDGDWTRAKGSGHNDTTRPPGGYPNKEGYYLYMDPRAFRQDGVARLRSPTIWEVGPLCVHFAYHMFGLSWGAQLKLLLLPSTQGRRPLLLWKHRNTQGTSWMPTAITVPAGLAQPGQLMFEAVRGSTAYLAIALDALSVFRGACHQVCVMQTCNFDTPNDLCGWSWIPTPTGAKWIQKTGSSGDPDVGPVGDFSRPGNGSYMLLDPRDAKSGQKSILLSPLSQSSGCLSLSFHYVLRARTAGAALMVKAAALGSIRKHTLFSGQPGPNWQPVSINYTSQGQIQFIIVGVFGAIPEPAVAVDAISIAPCKENFPQCDFEDDAHPFCDWIQASRDGGHWTRGSRNTSTQGTGPSGASPNGDHHYIYLKPDKIRQPVRLVSRSFCALEAICVEFTYHIYGSGEGAMLKLLLGTPRGSAMSSLWSRVGSQNPAWQQASITIPSGHQQPMQLILEAVVGTNTTFDVAVGLILIHRGACRPGKMKPRVLERRLCHLYKLLKTRAFSCTCMSEEGSSMILTKLQGFFFSGPMSIVLPVKHPVLPTVATEPPAVPTEKPTVPTENTTIPTEKCTTPTIKPTTTTEKTTIPTEKCPAPTEKPTIPTEKPIVPTERPTIPTEEPTAPIEEPTAPAEETTILTEGSTVPTEKLTIPTEKPTNPTETPTVPTEKPTIPTEKPTIPTEKPTIPTEEPTVPTEKPTIPTEKPTTPTEKPTIPTEEPTVPTEKPTIPTEKPTTPTEKPTIPTEKPTVPTEKPTIPTEESTVPTEEPTIPTEKFPSSTEKPTVPIEVPTVPTEKPTIPTEKSTVTTKSPMVSTEKSAAPTEMPTVPTEKPTVPTEKPTIPTEKPTIPTEKPIIPTEKPTIPSEKPTIPTEKPTIPTETPTFPTEQTTIPTETPTLPTEKPTIPTEEPALPTEKPTLPTEKSTLPTEKPTLATEKPTIPTKKLIVPTEKLTEKPTIPTEEPTAPTEEPTIPTEKPTEKPTIPTEEPTAPMEKLTLPTEKHTAPMIAHTSPTLKPTGPMVLAMTPTAPSAFTTSVTLGTTATRRPAPVTCPSDAHYESCACPATCENPKPTCQLPCRPGCVCNPGFLLSHSHCIKASSCSCFYNNNYYKSGAEWFSPNCTEHCRCSSGSHLECQASQCGTHKVCQLQNSQYGCHPYGTATCLAYGDPHYLTFDGRHFSFMGKCTYILTHPCDNSTDPYFRVTVKNEEQGQEGVSCLNKVYVTLAQTTITLLKGRRTLVGGHQITLPAMPFQDTFLTQSGRFVELQTAFGLRVRWDGDQQLYVTVPSTYFGQLCGFCGNYDGDSSNDNKKPDGNLALDDEELGNSWQIAGDEDKECHRNPASPPSCDSALHNSLLGPEFCGRLIDPNGIFGACLPHLKAFFYYENCLFDMCNFQGLQQMLCAQMAALTETCQAAGLMVKPWRSPQFCPLACPPNSRYSLCAKSCPETCHSGLSGLSCPDRCVEGCECNPGFVLSGLRCVPKNRCGCYQAPGAYFEEGESWYKTDCKERCFCESNNKVRCVRWTCGPQEICVLQDGTYGCHAKGTGTCTASGDPHYLTFDGALHHFMGTCTYTLTRLCWIGARESYFAVSATNENRGGNVEVSYIKAVHVQVFNLRLSLIKGRKVMLNDRRVSLPLWLAEGRMSVGLSGLFILLRTDFGLRVRYDGNHLVDVTVPSSLAGRVCGLCGNYNNNSLDDNLRPDRKPADSSVQLGAAWVLSSASEPGCFVAGGKSPSCPGKDVADGWNKNCEILISPQGPFSQCHAVVSPHPSFNSCVYGQCGTQGDTLTLCRSLQAYAALCAQAGRPPAWRNSTFCPLKCPSGSSYSPCTSPCPATCLSLDTPTDCPATLPCAEGCECQKGHVLSGTSCVPLSQCGCTDRQGSYHPVGERWYADSTCSRLCTCSSHNNISCSHTSCSPNQMCWPLDGLLRCRASGMGVCHVSGDPNYVSFDGSYHSFRGTCTYILVKVCHPNRELPFFKISAKNEKQGGQTPAFYLHHVNIYISGYNITLQKDHHVLIDGKPVTLPAKTQIRRVTITANGIYTVVSAYIGLMVKFDGEHLLEIQIPRAYYQKVCGMCGNFNGEEEDELMMPNDELAQNDIEFANSWKDKDDSDPSCQRDDREARLEHRENPNTNCKPDDLVRAQQQCQAAFQGSGWSECATQVVPKPFLIGCTYNLCEFRGENRAICDALQAFGVACQAQGLTPPFWRNNSFCPLECPAYSSYTHCVPSCPPSCGDLKGQCEGTKLLSTCLEGCICNPGYVLRDDQCVLRNQCSCRDAEGGILPAGKTWMSIGCTQSCVCTEGVIQCRTFHCPSGSHCQPNAKGNSNCVPDWLDHCSVSGDPHYRTLDGLSYHFQGRMTYILVKTMDVLPDGVEPLLVEGRNKMYLPWSPVFLHEVLVYVYGFRIQLQPGLEVVVNYERVTIPYKPSEHLQVSLRSHRLYLITDFGLSISFDGNKNGVISMPSMYQGLVRGMCGNFDRNQSNDLMLPDGTITHNVNIFGNSWEVKPAQSTLARVPRAIQEEEEEEGGSGFHASVCSPEQLEFLNSTQTCRVLADPQGPFAVCHQTVAPEPFQEHCVFDLCAARDPGEREERRCQLFSGYALICQEAGAALAGWRDRTSCALACPANTVYQSCMTPCPASCANLAAPRDCEGPCVEGCANLPGYVYSGAQSLPWPTVAASTTACITRSGLRVKGLGGAEMQT; via the exons ATGGCTCCTACATGCTCCTGGACCCCAGGGATGCAAAATCAGGGCAGAAATCAATCCTCCTGAGCCCGCTGAGCCAGTCCTCTGGCTGTCTGAGCCTCTCCTTCCACTATGTCCTCCGGGCCCGGACTGCTGGTGCAGCCCTCATGGTCAAGGCTGCAGCCTTGG GCAGTATCCGGAAACACACTCTATTCTCAGGACAGCCTGGACCCAACTGGCAGCCTGTTTCTATCAATTATACAAGCCAGGGGCAGATACAG TTCATCATAGTGGGTGTGTTTGGAGCAATCCCAGAGCCAGCTGTGGCCGTGGATGCAATCAGCATCGCTCCCTGTAAAG AGAACTTCCCTCAATGTGACTTTGAAGATGATGCCCATCCCTTCTGTGACTGGATCCAGGCATCTAGAGATGGCGGACACTGGACCCGGGGAAGTAGAAATACATCCACCCAGGGCACAGGCCCCTCTGGAGCTTCCCCTAATGGAG ACCATCACTACATCTACCTAAAGCCTGACAAGATAAGGCAGCCTGTCAGACTAGTGAGCAGGTCCTTCTGTGCACTTGAGGCGATCTGTGTGGAGTTTACTTACCACATATATGGCTCTGGAGAGGGTGCTATGCTCAAGCTCCTGCTGGGGACTCCTAGAGGTAGTGCCATGAGTTCTCTCTGGAGCCGTGTGGGGTCTCAGAACCCTGCCTGGCAGCAGGCCTCCATCACCATCCCTTCAGGACATCAACAGCCCATGCAG cTGATACTTGAGGCTGTCGTGGGCACCAACACTACCTTTGATGTTGCTGTGGGTTTAATCTTGATCCATCGTGGGGCCTGTCGTCCAGGTAAGATGAAACCCAGGGTCCTGGAAAGGAGGCTATGCCATCTTTATAAATTGCTTAAAACACGAGCCTTCTCTTGCACTT GCATGAGTGAAGAGGGTAGTAGTATGATTTTGACTAAacttcagggattttttttttcaggacctATGTCCATAGTGCTTCCTGTGAAACACCCAGTTCTGCCTACCGTTGCTACTGAACCACCTGCTGTCCCCACAGAAAAACCCACTGTCCCTACTGAAAACACCACCATCCCCACAGAAAAGTGTACCACTCCCACTATaaagcccaccaccaccacagaaAAAACCACCATCCCCACAGAAAAATGTCCTGCCCCCACTGAAAAGCCCACCATCCCCACAGAAAAGCCCATTGTTCCCACAGAAAGACCCACCATCCCCACTGAAGAGCCCACTGCCCCCATTGAAGAACCCACAGCCCCCGCTGAAGAGACCACTATCCTCACTGAAGGATCCACAGTCCCCACAGAAAAACTCACCATCCCCACTGAAAAACCCACCAACCCCACAGAAACACCCACAGTTCCTACAGAAAAACCCACCATCCCCACAGAAAAACCTACCATCCCCACTGAAAAACCAACCATCCCCACAGAAGAGCCCACTGTCCCCACAGAAAAGCCCACCATCCCCACAGAAAAACCTACCACCCCCACTGAAAAACCTACCATCCCCACTGAAGAGCCCACTGTCCCCACAGAAAAGCCCACCATCCCCACAGAAAAACCTACCACCCCCACTGAAAAACCTACCATCCCCACTGAAAAACCCACTGTCCCCACTGAAAAACCCACTATCCCCACTGAAGAGTCCACTGTCCCCACAGAAGAGCCCACTATCCCTACTGAAAAATTCCCCAGCTCCACTGAAAAGCCCACCGTCCCTATAGAAGTGCCCACAGTCCCCACTGAAAAACCCACCATCCCCACAGAAAAGTCAACAGTCACCACAAAATCACCCATGGTCTCCACTGAAAAATCCGCTGCCCCCACTGAAATGCCCACTGTTCCTACTGAAAAACCCACAGTCCCCACAGAAAAACCTACCATCCCCACTGAAAAACCCACCATCCCCACAGAAAAACCTATCATCCCCACTGAAAAACCCACAATCCCCTCAGAAAAGCCTACCATCCCCACAGAGAAACCCACCATCCCCACAGAAACACCCACCTTCCCCACAGAACAAACCACAATCCCCACAGAAACACCCACCCTCCCCACAGAAAAGCCCACCATCCCCACTGAGGAGCCTGCTCTACCCACTGAAAAACCCACCCTCCCTACAGAAAAGTCCACCCTTCCCACAGAAAAGCCTACCCTTGCCACAGAAAAACCCACCATCCCCACTAAAAAGCTCATTGTCCCCACTGAAAAACTCACCGAGAAACCTACCATCCCCACTGAGGAGCCCACTGCCCCCACTGAGGAACCCACCATCCCCACTGAAAAACCCACTGAAAAGCCCACTATCCCCACTGAGGAGCCCACTGCCCCCATGGAAAAACTCACCCTCCCCACAGAAAAGCACACAGCTCCTATGATAGCCCACACCAGCCCAACACTCAAACCCACTGGGCCAATGGTCTTGGCGATGACTCCAACTGCTCCAAGTGCCTTCACAACCAGTGTAACCCTCGGCACCACTGCAACCCGTAGACCTGCTCCAG TGACCTGTCCCTCAGATGCCCACTACGAGTCCTGTGCCTGCCCAGCAACCTGCGAGAACCCCAAGCCCACCTGTCAGCTCCCCTGCAGGCCAGGCTGTGTCTGTAATCCCGGCTTTTTGCTTAGTCACTCCCACTGCATCAAAGCCTCGTCCTGCAGTTGCTTCTACAACAACAACTATTACAAG TCCGGGGCAGAGTGGTTCAGCCCCAACTGCACAGAGCATTGCCGCTGCTCATCTGGAAGTCACCTGGAGTGCCAGGCCTCTCAGTGTGGGACACACAAAGTGTGTCAACTGCAGAACAGCCAGTACGGATGCCACCCCTATG GCACTGCGACCTGCTTGGCTTACGGAGACCCTCATTATCTCACCTTTGACGGAAGGCACTTTAGCTTCATGGGCAAATGCACCTACATCTTGACGCATCCCTGTGACAACTCCACAG ACCCATACTTCAGGGTGACAGTCAAGAATGAGGAACAAGGACAGGAAGGCGTCTCCTGTCTGAACAAAGTCTATGTGACCCTCGCCCAGACCACCATCACCCTGCTCAAGGGCAGACGCACGCTG GTTGGAGGCCACCAAATCACCCTCCCAGCTATGCCTTTTCAAGATACCTTCTTGACTCAAAGTGGGCGATTTGTGGAACTGCAAACAGCATTTGGCTTACGGGTGAGGTGGGATGGCGACCAGCAACTGTATGTGACTGTGCCCAG CACCTACTTTGGCCAACTCTGTGGTTTCTGTGGAAACTATGATGGTGACAGCAGCAACGACAATAAGAAACCGGATGGCAACCTAGCACTGGACGATGAGGAGCTTGGGAACAGCTGGCAGATAGCCGGGGATGAGGATAAGGA GTGCCATAGGAACCCGGCAAGTCCCCCATCTTGTGACTCAGCTTTGCATAACAGCCTACTGGGGCCAGAGTTCTGTGGACGGCTCATTGACCCCAATGGAATATTTGG AGCATGTCTGCCTCACCTCAAGGCCTTTTTCTACTACGAGAACTGCTTGTTTGACATGTGCAACTTTCAGGGGCTGCAGCAGATGCTGTGTGCCCAGATGGCGGCCTTGACGGAGACCTGCCAGGCTGCTGGCCTCATGGTGAAGCCCTGGAGAAGCCCCCAGTTCTGCC CTCTAGCCTGCCCACCCAACAGCAGGTACTCCCTGTGTGCCAAGTCGTGCCCAGAGACCTGCCATTCAGGACTCTCCGGCTTGTCCTGCCCGGACCGCTGTGTGGAGGGCTGCGAGTGCAACCCGGGCTTTGTCCTCAGTGGCCTCCGGTGTGTCCCCAAAAACCGGTGTGGGTGCTACCAAGCTCCAGGGGCCTACTTTGAG GAAGGGGAGTCTTGGTATAAAACAGACTGCAAGGAGCGCTGCTTCTGTGAGAGCAACAACAAAGTTCGCTGTGTGCGCTGGACGTGTGGGCCTCAGGAGATCTGTGTCCTGCAGGACGGCACCTATGGATGTCATGCTAAAG GTACTGGCACCTGCACTGCTTCAGGTGACCCCCACTACCTGACCTTTGATGGAGCCCTGCACCACTTCATGGGCACCTGCACCTACACCCTGACCCGGCTTTGCTGGATTGGAGCCCGAGAGAGCTACTTCGCTGTGAGCGCCACCAACGAGAACCGGGGTGggaatgttgaagtctcctacatcAAGGCCGTCCATGTGCAGGTCTTCAACCTCCGGCTCTCATTGATCAAGGGCCGAAAAGTCATG CTGAATGATCGCCGGGTGTCCCTGCCTCTGTGGCTTGCTGAAGGCCGAATGAGTGTGGGGCTCAGTGGCTTGTTTATCCTTCTCCGAACGGACTTCGGGCTTCGGGTTCGATATGACGGGAACCACCTGGTAGACGTGACAGTGCCCTCCTCCCTCGCTGGTCGGGTCTGCGGGCTGTGTG ggaactacaacaacaacagcttggaTGACAATCTGCGCCCAGATAGAAAGCCAGCAGACAGCTCTGTCCAACTGGGCGCAGCCTGGGTGTTATCTTCTGCCTCTGAACCTGG TTGCTTTGTTGCTGGTGGCAAGTCCCCTAGCTGCccagggaaagatgtggcagacggCTGGAATAAGAACTGTGAGATCTTAATCAGCCCTCAGG GACCCTTTTCCCAGTGCCATGCGGTGGTGTCCCCGCATCCCAGCTTCAACAGTTGTGTGTATGGGCAGTGTGGGACCCAGGGTGACACCCTGACCCTATGCCGCTCCCTGCAGGCCTATGCGGCCCTCTGCGCCCAGGCTGGTCGGCCCCCTGCCTGGAGGAATAGTACCTTCTGCC CTCTGAAGTGCCCGTCCGGCAGCAGCTACAGCCCCTGTACCAGCCCCTGCCCAGCCACCTGCCTCAGCCTGGACACTCCAACAGACTGCCCAGCCACGCTGCCTTGTGCTGAAGGCTGTGAGTGCCAGAAAGGCCATGTTCTAAGCGGGACCTCCTGTGTGCCCCTCAGCCAGTGTGGCTGCACTGACCGGCAGGGCTCCTACCACCCG GTCGGGGAGCGCTGGTACGCAGATAGCACCTGCTCCAGGCTTTGCACCTGCTCCAGCCACAACAACATCTCCTGCAGCCATACCAGCTGTAGCCCCAACCAGATGTGCTGGCCCCTTGATGGGCTCCTCCGCTGCAGGGCCTCAG GTATGGGAGTGTGCCATGTCTCAGGTGACCCCAACTACGTGAGCTTCGATGGCAGTTAtcattccttcaggggtacctgtACTTACATCCTGGTAAAAGTGTGCCACCCCAACAGGGAGCTGCCTTTCTTCAAGATCAGTGCCAAGAATGAGAAGCAGGGTGGCCAAACCCCAGCTTTCTACCTCCACCATGTCAACATTTACATCAGTGGTTACAATATCACCCTACAAAAGGACCACCATGTGCTG ATCGACGGCAAACCGGTCACTCTTCCTGCAAAAACCCAGATCCGGCGGGTCACCATTACTGCCAATGGCATCTATACTGTGGTCAGTGCTTACATTGGGCTGATGGTCAAATTTGATGGCGAACATCTCTTAGAGATCCAAATCCCCAGAGCCTATTACCAAAAG GTCTGTGGTATGTGTGGAAACTTCAATGGTGAGGAAGAGGATGAACTAATGATGCCTAATGACGAACTAGCCCAGAATGACATAGAATTTGCCAACAGTTGGAAAGATAAGGATGACTCTGATCCAAG TTGCCAACGAGATGACCGGGAGGCTCGGCTAGAACACCGGGAGAACCCGAATACGAACTGCAAGCCAGATGACCTAGTGAGGGCCCAGCAGCAATGCCAAGCAGCCTTTCAGGGTTCTGGCTGGTCTGAATGTGCCACCCaagtggtccccaaacccttccTGATTGGCTGTACCTACAATCTCTGTGAGTTTAGAGGTGAAAACCGTGCCATCTGTGATGCTCTGCAAGCCTTTGGAGTCGCCTGCCAGGCCCAGGGGCTTACGCCTCCATTTTGGAGAAACAATAGCTTCTGCC CTCTAGAATGCCCCGCCTATAGCAGCTACACACACTGCGTTCCCTCCTGCCCGCCTTCCTGCGGGGACCTGAAGGGCCAATGTGAGGGCACCAAACTCCTCTCCACCTGCCTTGAGGGCTGCATTTGTAACCCTGGCTATGTGCTCAGAGATGACCAGTGCGTGCTCAGGAATCAGTGCAGCTGCAGGGACGCTGAGGGCGGCATCCTTCCC GCGGGTAAGACCTGGATGTCCATTGGCTGTACCCAGAGCTGTGTCTGCACAGAGGGAGTCATTCAGTGCCGGACCTTCCACTGCCCCTCAGGCTCTCACTGCCAGCCCAATGCCAAGGGCAACAGCAACTGTGTACCCGATT GGTTGGATCATTGCTCAGTCTCTGGGGACCCCCATTACCGCACGTTGGATGGCCTAAGCTACCACTTCCAGGGCCGCATGACCTACATTCTGGTAAAGACCATGGATGTACTCCCTGATGGGGTGGAGCCTCTGCTCGTGGAGGGTCGCAACAAGATGTACCTGCCCTGGAGCCCAGTCTTCTTGCATGAAGTGTTGGTATATGTCTATGGCTTTAGAATCCAGCTCCAGCCTGGCCTGGAGGTTGTG GTCAACTATGAGAGGGTCACCATTCCCTACAAGCCCAGTGAGCACCTTCAGGTCTCCCTGCGATCTCACCGCCTGTACCTGATCACTGACTTCGGGCTGTCCATCAGCTTTGATGGGAACAAAAATGGCG TGATCTCCATGCCCAGCATGTACCAAGGCCTCGTGCGTGGCATGTGCGGAAACTTTGACAGAAACCAGAGCAATGACTTAATGTTGCCTGATGGCACCATTACCCACAACGTTAACATCTTTGGCAACAGCTGGGAGGTGAAGCCAGCCCAGTCAACCCTTGCCCGCGTTCCAAG GGCCatacaggaggaagaagaggaagaagggggCTCAGGCTTCcatgcgtcagtgtgcagcccgGAGCAGCTGGAATTCTTAAACAGCACCCAGACCTGTAGGGTGCTGGCTGACCCCCAGGGCCCCTTTGCTGTGTGTCACCAGACTGTGGCCCCGGAGCCCTTCCAGGA GCACTGCGTGTTTGATCTATGTGCTGCCCGGGACCCTGGGGAACGGGAGGAGCGGCGCTGCCAGTTGTTCAGTGGGTATGCCCTCATCTGCCAGGAGGCAGGTGCTGCCCTGGCTGGCTGGCGTGACCGCACCAGCTGTG CCTTGGCATGTCCAGCCAACACCGTGTATCAGAGCTGCATGACCCCCTGCCCTGCCTCCTGTGCCAACCTAGCGGCGCCCAGGGACTGTGAAGGCCCATGCGTGGAAGGCTGCGCCAACCTCCCTGGCTATGTCTACAGCGGTGCTCAGAGCCTTCCT TGGCCGACTGTGGCTGCATCAACGACGGCATGTATTACCAGGTCCGGGCTGCGTGTGAAAGGACTCGGGGGAGCAGAGATGCAAACATAG